The following proteins are encoded in a genomic region of Calditrichota bacterium:
- the narH gene encoding nitrate reductase subunit beta produces the protein MKIKAHVAMVMNLDKCIGCHTCSVTCKNTWTNRQGAEYMWFNNVETKPGIGYPKDWENQDKHKGGWALKNGKLQLKSGGRFSKYLNIFHNPDLPTLDDYYEPWTYDYEKLTSSPAKKHQPVARPRSQITGKTMEIKWGPNWEDDLAGSKETSHLDQNLQKIEEEIRMEFEEAFMMYLPRICEHCLNPSCVAACPSGAMYKREEDGIVLVDQEACRAWRFCVSSCPYKKVYFNWKTHKAEKCTFCFPRIEAGLPTVCAETCVGRIRYIGLVLYDVDRVQEAASVPDEKELYRAQQGVFLDPNDPDVIRQAREDGIADDWIEAAQKSPIYKLAIEQGIALPLHPEYRTLPMVWYVPPLSPIMKVFEGKSKAADAGDIFPAIDEMRIPVQYLANMLTAGNTEVVRTVLKKMVLMRQVMRAKTLGKPFDEHVLEEVGLSLQTVEEMYHLLAIANYEDRFVIPTAHKEKYEDLYTGQGMTGFEFSEGCSTCI, from the coding sequence ATGAAGATTAAAGCACACGTCGCGATGGTGATGAACCTGGACAAGTGTATCGGCTGCCACACGTGCAGTGTGACCTGCAAGAACACCTGGACGAACCGCCAGGGCGCCGAGTACATGTGGTTCAACAATGTGGAAACCAAACCGGGCATCGGCTATCCGAAGGATTGGGAAAATCAGGACAAACACAAGGGCGGCTGGGCGCTTAAAAACGGCAAGCTGCAGCTCAAATCCGGCGGACGATTTTCGAAATATCTGAATATCTTTCACAACCCCGATTTGCCCACGCTGGACGATTATTACGAGCCCTGGACGTACGATTACGAGAAGCTGACCAGCAGTCCGGCCAAAAAGCACCAGCCCGTGGCGCGGCCCCGGTCGCAAATCACCGGCAAGACGATGGAAATCAAATGGGGCCCGAACTGGGAAGACGATCTGGCCGGCTCCAAGGAAACCAGCCATCTGGATCAAAATCTGCAAAAGATCGAGGAAGAAATCCGGATGGAGTTTGAGGAAGCCTTCATGATGTACCTGCCGCGCATCTGCGAGCACTGTCTCAATCCGTCCTGCGTGGCAGCGTGTCCGTCCGGTGCGATGTACAAGCGGGAGGAAGACGGCATTGTGCTGGTGGATCAGGAGGCGTGCCGGGCCTGGCGTTTCTGCGTGTCGTCCTGCCCGTACAAAAAGGTCTATTTTAACTGGAAAACGCACAAAGCGGAAAAATGCACCTTTTGTTTCCCGCGGATTGAAGCGGGTTTGCCCACGGTTTGTGCCGAAACCTGTGTGGGGCGCATCCGTTACATTGGCCTGGTGCTGTACGACGTGGACCGGGTGCAGGAAGCCGCCTCCGTTCCGGACGAGAAAGAGCTGTACCGCGCGCAGCAGGGGGTGTTCCTGGATCCCAACGACCCGGACGTGATCCGGCAGGCCCGGGAAGACGGCATTGCCGACGACTGGATTGAAGCGGCTCAGAAATCGCCCATCTACAAACTGGCCATCGAGCAGGGCATTGCATTGCCGCTGCACCCGGAATACCGCACGCTGCCTATGGTCTGGTACGTGCCGCCGCTCAGCCCCATTATGAAGGTGTTCGAGGGGAAATCGAAAGCGGCCGATGCCGGTGATATTTTCCCGGCCATCGACGAAATGCGCATTCCGGTTCAGTACCTGGCCAATATGCTGACGGCAGGCAACACGGAGGTGGTGCGTACGGTGCTGAAGAAGATGGTGCTCATGCGTCAGGTCATGCGGGCCAAGACCCTCGGTAAGCCGTTTGATGAACATGTGCTGGAAGAGGTCGGCCTGAGCCTGCAGACGGTTGAGGAGATGTACCATTTGCTGGCCATTGCCAATTATGAGGATCGGTTTGTGATTCCCACGG